The following are encoded in a window of Deltaproteobacteria bacterium genomic DNA:
- a CDS encoding ferrous iron transport protein A: MSEKTLGEKTLRECREGDRVRVVAVGGQGAFRLRLMEMGFVPGAEVFVQKYAPLRDPIEFVVKSYHVSLRREEASLVAVEAADAAANE; this comes from the coding sequence ATGAGCGAAAAGACTTTGGGCGAGAAAACCTTGCGGGAGTGCCGCGAAGGCGACCGCGTCCGCGTGGTCGCGGTGGGCGGGCAGGGTGCGTTTCGACTGCGTCTGATGGAGATGGGCTTCGTGCCGGGCGCGGAGGTGTTCGTGCAAAAGTACGCGCCGCTGCGCGACCCGATCGAATTCGTCGTGAAGAGCTACCACGTGTCGCTGCGCCGCGAGGAAGCATCTCTCGTGGCGGTCGAAGCCGCCGACGCCGCGGCGAACGAATAG
- the feoB gene encoding ferrous iron transport protein B, which produces MKNITIALAGNPNSGKTTLFNAMTGAHQYVGNWAGVTVEKKEGRFTHKGYTVNVIDLPGTYSLSPYSMEEIVARNYLLEAKPDVVVQVVDASNLERNLFLTSQLLELERPLVLALNVFDALEREGAKLDVDRLSKLFGAPAVPTIGTKGKGVDELIDAAIGVIEARESTRRNVHIPYGNEIEDHIGEIRAQKGFDRIVNGHAPRWTAIKLLENDRELIKSLQKANGDAQPLLDKAAQVRTHLFDMFKTDPEIVITERRYGFISGALKGIYQPPIRDRVNMSDLIDQILTHKLLGLPVFFFMIWAMFQLTFNVGSIPMDLIDAGVAALGGAVTSLLGEGFFRDLIVDGAINGVGFVAIFLPNILILFFCISLIEDSGYMARAAFLMDRVMRLAGLHGKAFIPMLMGFGCNVPAVMATRTLESERDRIVTILVNPLMSCSARLPVFILLAGTFFAPSMAGNMIFSMYALGIVLAISIAKLMSRTVLKGEASPFVMELPPYRMPTVKSTMIHMWDRGKIFIKKMGGVILIGSVTVWVLTAFPREAANPSRDWNAQIEAMNTRIAAAPETEKAALADELALLEVGREGERIEQSFIGRIGHLLAPAFAPMGFDWKTSVAILTGFVAKEIVVSTYGVLYQVSREADENTESLRSELKNNSGLTPLTAFALMTFILIYTPCLGTVAAIRRETGSWKWTGFSIAYSLVLAWVLAAAIVQVGRFAGLA; this is translated from the coding sequence ATGAAAAACATCACCATCGCCCTCGCGGGCAATCCCAACTCGGGCAAGACGACGCTCTTCAACGCCATGACCGGCGCACACCAATATGTCGGCAACTGGGCCGGCGTCACGGTCGAGAAAAAAGAAGGGCGCTTCACGCACAAGGGATACACCGTCAACGTGATCGATCTGCCGGGCACCTACAGCCTGTCGCCTTATTCGATGGAGGAGATCGTCGCGCGCAACTACCTGCTCGAGGCGAAACCCGATGTGGTGGTGCAGGTGGTGGACGCGTCGAATCTCGAACGCAACCTGTTTCTCACCAGCCAACTTCTGGAACTCGAGCGCCCGCTGGTGCTGGCGCTCAATGTCTTCGATGCGCTCGAGCGCGAAGGCGCGAAGCTCGACGTCGATCGGCTCTCGAAGCTCTTCGGCGCGCCGGCGGTTCCGACGATCGGCACCAAGGGCAAGGGCGTGGACGAATTGATCGACGCGGCGATCGGCGTGATCGAGGCGCGGGAGTCCACGCGCCGAAACGTGCACATTCCCTACGGTAACGAGATCGAGGATCACATCGGCGAAATCCGGGCGCAAAAAGGCTTCGACCGGATCGTGAACGGCCACGCGCCCCGATGGACGGCGATCAAGCTGCTCGAAAACGATCGCGAACTCATCAAGTCACTCCAAAAGGCGAACGGCGACGCACAACCGTTGCTCGACAAGGCGGCGCAGGTACGCACGCATCTGTTCGACATGTTCAAGACCGATCCGGAGATCGTCATCACCGAGCGGCGCTACGGGTTCATCTCCGGCGCGCTCAAGGGCATTTACCAGCCGCCGATCCGCGACCGCGTGAACATGTCCGATCTGATTGATCAAATTCTCACGCACAAACTGCTCGGGCTGCCGGTGTTCTTTTTCATGATCTGGGCGATGTTCCAGCTCACGTTCAACGTCGGCTCGATCCCGATGGATCTGATCGACGCGGGCGTGGCGGCGCTCGGCGGGGCCGTGACGTCGCTGCTCGGCGAGGGATTTTTCCGCGATCTGATCGTGGACGGCGCAATCAACGGCGTCGGGTTTGTGGCCATCTTTCTGCCCAACATCCTGATCCTGTTTTTCTGCATCAGCCTGATCGAGGACTCGGGTTACATGGCGCGCGCCGCGTTCCTGATGGACCGCGTGATGCGTCTGGCGGGGCTGCACGGCAAGGCGTTCATCCCGATGCTGATGGGATTCGGGTGCAACGTGCCCGCGGTCATGGCCACGCGCACGCTGGAGAGCGAACGCGACCGCATCGTCACGATCCTCGTCAATCCGCTGATGTCGTGCTCGGCGCGGCTGCCCGTTTTCATTTTGCTGGCGGGAACCTTTTTTGCCCCGAGCATGGCGGGCAACATGATCTTTTCGATGTACGCGCTCGGCATCGTGCTCGCGATCTCGATCGCCAAGCTGATGTCGCGCACGGTGCTGAAGGGCGAGGCGTCGCCCTTCGTCATGGAACTGCCGCCGTACCGCATGCCCACCGTCAAGAGCACGATGATCCACATGTGGGACCGGGGAAAGATCTTCATCAAGAAGATGGGCGGCGTGATCCTGATCGGCTCCGTGACCGTGTGGGTGCTGACCGCGTTCCCGCGCGAGGCCGCGAATCCGTCGCGAGACTGGAACGCGCAGATCGAAGCGATGAACACTCGGATCGCCGCCGCGCCGGAGACCGAAAAGGCGGCGCTGGCGGACGAACTCGCGCTGCTTGAAGTCGGACGCGAGGGCGAGCGCATCGAGCAGAGTTTCATCGGGCGCATCGGGCACCTGCTGGCGCCCGCATTCGCCCCGATGGGCTTCGACTGGAAAACCTCGGTCGCGATCCTGACGGGTTTCGTGGCGAAGGAAATCGTGGTCTCCACGTACGGCGTGCTCTATCAGGTCAGCCGAGAGGCCGACGAAAACACCGAGAGCCTTCGCTCGGAGCTGAAAAACAATTCGGGCCTCACGCCGCTGACGGCCTTCGCGCTCATGACCTTCATCCTGATCTACACACCGTGCTTGGGTACCGTGGCCGCGATCCGACGCGAAACCGGTTCGTGGAAGTGGACGGGATTTTCGATCGCCTACAGTCTGGTGCTGGCGTGGGTGCTGGCCGCCGCCATCGTGCAGGTCGGGCGATTCGCGGGGCTCGCATGA
- a CDS encoding Com family DNA-binding transcriptional regulator: MVKPLKNCELNACAEAGKDLRCEDCHKLLARVENDRLVIRCARCKSEIRIRMSEMRRNKGEWFGV, encoded by the coding sequence ATGGTGAAACCCCTGAAAAATTGCGAACTGAACGCGTGTGCCGAAGCCGGCAAGGACCTGCGCTGCGAGGACTGCCACAAGCTCCTCGCCCGCGTGGAGAACGACCGACTCGTGATTCGCTGCGCTCGCTGCAAGTCGGAGATTCGGATTCGGATGAGCGAAATGCGGCGGAACAAAGGCGAGTGGTTCGGCGTATGA
- a CDS encoding transcriptional repressor, translating to MTDERRRVVEEVCANPDGTHFTVSELVNRLQSKYSAMGRATVYRTIPLLLDAGLIFEVAVRGRNEEQVYENTTSRRHHDHLTCEMCQEVVEFENESLHDLLAGEASRHGYRLRRHTLDLRGICASCRERMADQDVDAW from the coding sequence ATGACCGATGAACGCCGTCGGGTCGTCGAGGAAGTGTGCGCCAATCCCGACGGCACGCACTTCACCGTCTCCGAACTCGTCAACCGGCTTCAAAGCAAATACAGCGCGATGGGACGGGCGACAGTGTATCGCACGATTCCGCTGCTGCTGGACGCCGGGCTGATCTTCGAGGTCGCCGTGCGCGGTCGAAACGAGGAACAGGTCTACGAGAACACCACGTCGCGACGCCATCACGACCACCTGACCTGCGAGATGTGCCAGGAGGTGGTGGAATTCGAGAATGAGTCGCTACATGACCTCTTGGCGGGGGAAGCTTCACGACACGGATACCGTTTGCGCCGTCACACACTCGATCTGCGGGGTATCTGCGCGTCGTGCCGCGAACGCATGGCCGATCAGGACGTGGACGCATGGTGA
- a CDS encoding FMN-binding protein, whose amino-acid sequence MTTRRAWIAVAALLATHSAWAGEIVHETREQVLARFFAGSAKVGHAKFTLDDADAAAFRERLGYDAPRREYIVYFAEGGGDTAGWALIDNEMGKHRPMTFAVHVGDDGAVREVALMIYREDVGGQVREKPFVRQFAGKTSAEPIRLGADIDGISGATISSRAMCVGVKRALWIVDRYRRRSAN is encoded by the coding sequence ATGACGACGCGACGTGCCTGGATCGCCGTCGCGGCGCTGCTCGCGACGCACTCGGCGTGGGCGGGAGAGATCGTCCACGAGACGCGCGAGCAGGTGCTGGCGCGGTTTTTCGCCGGATCGGCGAAGGTCGGCCACGCGAAGTTCACGCTCGACGATGCGGACGCCGCCGCGTTTCGCGAGCGCCTCGGGTACGACGCGCCGCGCCGCGAATACATCGTGTATTTCGCCGAAGGCGGCGGCGATACGGCGGGATGGGCCCTCATCGACAACGAGATGGGCAAGCACCGCCCGATGACCTTCGCCGTGCACGTCGGCGACGACGGCGCGGTGCGCGAGGTCGCCCTCATGATCTATCGCGAGGACGTCGGAGGGCAGGTGCGCGAAAAGCCGTTCGTTCGCCAGTTCGCGGGCAAGACATCCGCCGAGCCGATCCGGCTCGGGGCGGACATCGACGGCATCAGCGGGGCAACGATTTCCAGCCGGGCGATGTGCGTCGGCGTGAAGCGGGCCCTGTGGATTGTGGATCGGTACAGGCGCCGATCCGCGAATTAA
- a CDS encoding type II toxin-antitoxin system HicB family antitoxin, translated as MGTRTLSAVVHREGDLFVASCPEIGTVSQGSSIDEALENLAEATELYLEEFPIETPTRAFLTTFEVQEHA; from the coding sequence ATGGGAACGCGAACCTTGTCCGCCGTCGTTCACAGGGAAGGCGACCTGTTCGTCGCGTCGTGCCCGGAGATCGGAACCGTCAGCCAGGGGTCATCGATCGACGAGGCGCTGGAGAACCTGGCCGAGGCGACGGAACTTTATCTCGAAGAATTTCCGATCGAGACGCCGACGCGGGCGTTTCTGACAACCTTTGAAGTTCAGGAACATGCCTGA
- a CDS encoding type II toxin-antitoxin system HicA family toxin, with amino-acid sequence MPELRQISGAQTIAALERLGFVFARQRESHVIMKKLTADGAVGCVVPMHKRLAIGTLLGILKQAGVDKDEFLRQL; translated from the coding sequence ATGCCTGAACTCCGTCAAATCTCCGGAGCGCAAACGATCGCCGCTCTTGAGAGACTGGGCTTCGTTTTCGCGAGGCAGCGTGAAAGCCACGTCATCATGAAAAAGCTGACGGCCGACGGAGCTGTCGGTTGCGTGGTCCCGATGCACAAACGGCTTGCCATCGGCACATTGCTCGGAATTCTCAAGCAGGCGGGAGTCGACAAGGACGAATTTCTGCGTCAACTCTGA
- a CDS encoding FeoA domain-containing protein has protein sequence MSMQIALESPEQVYRTYLESRGIPFTDLQARVCREVFTIHDHFTLPEMALKLGGEVPTETLERLLTHLIRSGLIRKVTLDERSEVYFEHIYGHTHHDHLFCVECGSVVEFVSETIEREQTHVAKMHGFEIVRHSLRIEGVCGTCREKKFAVAVAPPPRTPRPPRMPLTMLGAGQRARIVELACNKGPACRLMAMGLSEGDEIEVIQNAFSGAITVRLGETRLAIGQDLAHKILVAGLDRKSSSKSQHAPADRRAARES, from the coding sequence ATGTCGATGCAGATTGCGCTCGAAAGCCCCGAACAGGTCTACCGGACCTATCTGGAGTCGCGGGGTATTCCCTTCACGGATCTTCAGGCCCGCGTCTGCCGCGAGGTCTTCACTATTCACGATCATTTCACGCTGCCCGAAATGGCGCTCAAGCTGGGCGGCGAAGTGCCGACCGAAACACTCGAGCGTCTGCTCACGCACCTGATCCGTTCGGGCCTCATCCGCAAGGTCACGCTCGATGAACGCAGCGAGGTCTATTTCGAGCACATCTACGGCCACACGCATCACGACCATCTGTTCTGCGTGGAGTGCGGTTCGGTCGTCGAGTTCGTTTCGGAGACGATCGAACGCGAACAGACGCACGTGGCGAAGATGCACGGTTTCGAGATCGTGCGCCACTCGCTACGGATCGAAGGCGTGTGCGGAACGTGCCGCGAGAAAAAGTTCGCCGTCGCGGTCGCGCCCCCGCCGAGGACGCCGCGCCCACCGCGTATGCCGCTCACCATGCTCGGCGCGGGGCAGCGCGCCCGAATCGTGGAACTCGCCTGCAACAAAGGTCCCGCGTGCCGCCTGATGGCGATGGGGCTTTCCGAGGGTGACGAGATCGAGGTGATTCAAAACGCGTTTTCCGGCGCGATCACGGTGCGTCTCGGCGAAACGCGCCTCGCGATCGGCCAGGACCTCGCGCACAAGATTCTGGTGGCGGGGCTCGACCGAAAATCTTCATCGAAATCTCAGCACGCGCCGGCGGACCGTCGCGCGGCGCGGGAGTCATGA